One genomic region from Anopheles bellator chromosome 2, idAnoBellAS_SP24_06.2, whole genome shotgun sequence encodes:
- the LOC131212740 gene encoding protein obstructor-E isoform X2, whose product MKYSIVSVIALFGAAVAQESFKCPDDFGFYPHQSSCDKYWKCDNNVSELKTCGNGLAFDASDSKYLTENCDYLHNVDCGDRTQLEPPISTSHCERLYGIFPDAGKCDVFWNCWNGEASRYQCSPGLAYDRDARVCMWADQVPECRNEEVANGFSCPAAGEIANAGSFSRHAHLEDCRKYYICLEGVAREYGCPIGTVFKIGEADGTGNCEDPEDVPGCEDYYGDQDIKALQKKGF is encoded by the exons CTGTGGCCCAGGAGAGCTTCAAGTGTCCGGATGACTTCGGTTTCTACCCGCATCAGAGCTCCTGCGACAAGTACTGGAAGTGCGACAACAACGTGTCCGAGCTGAAGACCTGCGGCAATGGGTTGGCCTTCGACGCGTCAGACTCCAAGTACCTGACGGAGAACTGCGACTACCTGCACAACGTGGACTGTGGCGACCGCACCCAGCTAG AACCTCCGATCTCCACGTCCCACTGCGAGCGTCTGTACGGTATCTTCCCGGATGCGGGCAAGTGTGACGTGTTCTGGAACTGCTGGAACGGTGAGGCCTCGCGCTACCAATGCTCGCCCGGACTGGCCTACGACCGTGatgcgcgtgtgtgcatgtggGCCGATCAGGTGCCGGAATGCAGAAACGAAG AGGTAGCCAACGGATTCTCCTGCCCCGCTGCCGGTGAGATCGCCAACGCTGGTTCCTTCTCGCGACATGCCCATCTGGAGGACTGCCGCAAGTACTACATCTGCCTGGAGGGAGTCGCCCGCGAGTACGGCTGCCCGATCGGAACGGTCTTCAAGATTGGCGAAgccgacggcaccggcaactGCGAGGACCCGGAGGACGTTCCCGGATG CGAGGACTACTACGGCGACCAGGACATCAAGGCCCTTCAGAAGAAGGGCTTCTAA
- the LOC131212740 gene encoding protein obstructor-E isoform X1: MKYSIVSVIALFGAAVAQESFKCPDDFGFYPHQSSCDKYWKCDNNVSELKTCGNGLAFDASDSKYLTENCDYLHNVDCGDRTQLEPPISTSHCERLYGIFPDAGKCDVFWNCWNGEASRYQCSPGLAYDRDARVCMWADQVPECRNEEVANGFSCPAAGEIANAGSFSRHAHLEDCRKYYICLEGVAREYGCPIGTVFKIGEADGTGNCEDPEDVPGCEDYYGDLDLKSIRKGELLAGLAGQSGGAPAPTKANVKSNRPAPSKDSN, encoded by the exons CTGTGGCCCAGGAGAGCTTCAAGTGTCCGGATGACTTCGGTTTCTACCCGCATCAGAGCTCCTGCGACAAGTACTGGAAGTGCGACAACAACGTGTCCGAGCTGAAGACCTGCGGCAATGGGTTGGCCTTCGACGCGTCAGACTCCAAGTACCTGACGGAGAACTGCGACTACCTGCACAACGTGGACTGTGGCGACCGCACCCAGCTAG AACCTCCGATCTCCACGTCCCACTGCGAGCGTCTGTACGGTATCTTCCCGGATGCGGGCAAGTGTGACGTGTTCTGGAACTGCTGGAACGGTGAGGCCTCGCGCTACCAATGCTCGCCCGGACTGGCCTACGACCGTGatgcgcgtgtgtgcatgtggGCCGATCAGGTGCCGGAATGCAGAAACGAAG AGGTAGCCAACGGATTCTCCTGCCCCGCTGCCGGTGAGATCGCCAACGCTGGTTCCTTCTCGCGACATGCCCATCTGGAGGACTGCCGCAAGTACTACATCTGCCTGGAGGGAGTCGCCCGCGAGTACGGCTGCCCGATCGGAACGGTCTTCAAGATTGGCGAAgccgacggcaccggcaactGCGAGGACCCGGAGGACGTTCCCGGATG CGAAGATTACTACGGTGATTTGGACTTGAAGAGCATCCGCAAGGGTGAGCTCCTTGCCGGTCTGGCCGGCCAGTCCGGTGGTGCGCCCGCTCCCACCAAAGCTAACGTTAAGTCCAACCGTCCGGCACCGTCCAAGGACAGTAACTAG